Proteins encoded by one window of Cannabis sativa cultivar Pink pepper isolate KNU-18-1 chromosome 4, ASM2916894v1, whole genome shotgun sequence:
- the LOC115711023 gene encoding uncharacterized protein LOC115711023 — translation MVSTRRTNYEEEDHDDPMNEGNTMEHHEEYQPAEPAGEGTSRRPGKQAMPDEEGRVQDAGSSSSPSHGVRRTTNVHEVYMENEALSQHLEETLRLKKEWQERYGAQEATRPQRRGTRGRLGTARRGRPRGSRSTRYPPEGQERSRSPTTQGRDASAIPQRPSRENDNHGGRSERPPSQQRPRVTTSGRENRRNNVRPPTQQQIRRDARGPTAPQDDAVDPPRGDSREERGTTHNNGIPPSQPLPAPKDIGGDERGRDHVRNPPSPIRFPPSPIRHPEPPRTNAQAPHQPAPKGRSRQREAPPSRLPSQDLPRPPQNGQENYRDNHARQVPQPRGYGRERQRTISRDNYVRPRPAPRETRPQRARPHSPRDDSYLSRSRIVATQSYAQQRPAPRGPQQERTVSFMGESYRSDSRSRSVSVQDNAPPPYYEEHPRYPPRDARSSDLRDHLNQRRQPDLRDHLNRGHD, via the coding sequence ATGGTGAGTACAAGACGGACGAACTATGAGGAGGAGGATCATGATGACCCCATGAACGAAGGAAACACCATGGAACACCATGAAGAGTACCAACCCGCTGAGCCCGCTGGTGAAGGGACCTCTCGACGCCCAGGCAAACAAGCAATGCCTGATGAAGAAGGTCGGGTCCAAGATGCAGGAAGCTCATCGTCACCATCCCATGGTGTACGGCGAACTACCAACGTCCATGAGGTGTACATGGAGAACGAGGCATTGAGCCAGCATTTAGAAGAGACTCTCAGGCTCAAGAAAGAGTGGCAAGAGAGGTATGGAGCCCAGGAGGCCACAAGGCCACAAAGAAGGGGAACCCGCGGGCGTCTTGGTACAGCGAGAAGGGGACGACCCCGTGGGAGTCGTTCAACACGTTACCCTCCCGAAGGTCAAGAAAGATCTAGGTCACCAACAACCCAAGGTCGTGATGCTAGTGCCATACCACAACGACCTTCTCGTGAGAACGACAACCATGGTGGGAGGAGCGAGCGCCCTCCATCCCAACAAAGACCACGAGTAACAACCTCAGGTCGTGAGAATAGGAGGAATAATGTACGCCCTCCTACACAACAACAAATTAGGAGGGATGCACGAGGACCTACTGCCCCACAAGATGATGCTGTAGATCCCCCACGAGGAGACTCCCGTGAGGAGAGGggcacaacacacaataatGGGATCCCACCATCTCAACCACTTCCAGCACCTAAGGATATTGGTGGGGACGAGAGGGGAAGAGATCATGTTCGAAACCCTCCTTCACCAATCAGGTTCCCACCATCACCAATAAGGCATCCTGAGCCTCCACGTACTAATGCACAAGCACCACATCAACCAGCCCCAAAGGGGAGATCACGACAGAGGGAAGCACCTCCAAGTCGCCTTCCAAGTCAAGACTTGCCTCGACCCCCTCAAAACGGGCAAGAAAACTACCGAGACAACCATGCTCGACAGGTACCTCAACCTAGGGGATATGGACGGGAAAGGCAACGCACCATCTCTCGTGATAACTATGTCCGTCCGAGACCAGCACCCAGGGAGACTAGACCACAGCGTGCGCGACCCCACTCACCCCGAGACGATAGTTATTTATCAAGATCTCGGATTGTCGCAACACAATCATATGCCCAACAACGGCCTGCACCTCGGGGGCCGCAACAAGAGAGGACGGTGAGCTTCATGGGGGAGAGTTACCGTTCCGACTCAAGGAGCCGATCTGTGAGCGTTCAAGACAATGCACCTCCTCCATATTATGAGGAGCACCCTCGATACCCCCCACGTGATGCAAGGAGCTCTGACCTTCGGGACCATCTGAACCAAAGGCGACAACCTGACTTGAGAGACCACTTGAACAGGGGGCACGATTAG